The proteins below come from a single Asanoa ferruginea genomic window:
- a CDS encoding ABC transporter permease: MTSAYWAVDNSFALIGRSLRISARNIEALLMAVMLPIMLMLIFVFVFGGAINSGTEYVNYVVPGIIILCAGFGASTTAVSVTHDMVGGIIDRIRSMPVVSSAVLTGHVVASVARNLVAMALVIGVGLLVGWRPAAGFADWLAAIGFLALFMLSISWLAACLGLLVRSVDAAGGATFAITFLPYVSSAFVPVDTLPTWLRGVAEHQPITPIVETTRGLLMGTPIGSSWWIALIWFGGITVVAFGWAALLFQRRTA, encoded by the coding sequence ATGACCAGCGCCTACTGGGCCGTCGACAACTCGTTCGCGCTGATCGGGCGGAGCCTGCGCATATCGGCACGCAACATCGAGGCGTTGCTGATGGCGGTCATGCTGCCGATCATGCTGATGCTGATCTTCGTATTCGTCTTCGGCGGAGCGATCAACTCGGGTACGGAGTACGTCAACTACGTCGTACCCGGAATCATCATCCTGTGTGCCGGGTTCGGCGCGTCGACCACCGCGGTCAGCGTCACGCACGACATGGTCGGCGGCATCATCGACCGGATCCGCTCGATGCCGGTGGTCAGCTCGGCCGTCCTCACCGGACACGTGGTCGCCAGCGTGGCCCGCAACCTGGTCGCGATGGCGTTGGTCATTGGTGTCGGCCTGCTGGTCGGCTGGCGCCCGGCGGCCGGTTTCGCCGACTGGCTCGCGGCGATCGGCTTCCTGGCCCTGTTCATGCTGTCGATCTCGTGGCTGGCGGCCTGCCTGGGCCTGCTGGTGCGCAGCGTCGACGCGGCCGGCGGCGCGACCTTCGCGATCACCTTCCTGCCCTATGTGAGCAGCGCTTTTGTGCCGGTGGACACGCTGCCCACCTGGCTGCGCGGCGTAGCCGAACACCAGCCGATCACGCCGATCGTGGAGACCACCCGCGGCCTGTTGATGGGCACCCCGATCGGCTCGAGCTGGTGGATCGCACTGATCTGGTTCGGCGGCATCACCGTGGTGGCGTTCGGCTGGGCGGCGCTGCTGTTCCAGCGCCGCACCGCCTGA
- a CDS encoding ATP-binding cassette domain-containing protein, producing the protein MDAIRVSGIEKAYGGQRVLTGIDLAVPAGSVFGLLGPNGAGKTTLVRILATLVRPDAGRAEVAGHDVLAEPFEVRQKISLTGQFAAVDELQTGLENLTMVGRLRRLGRAGAKRRATELLDRFDLADAGRKLVKTYSGGMRRRLDLAMSLVTNPPVIFLDEPTTGLDPRSRQQMWSFVRELRDAGSTIFLTTQYLEEADQLADQIMLIDHGIAVAEGTADELKVRIGGERVELAFGSAADRVLAAADLDAAVVASTDLSVTVATTGSAAEVRELLDRMEKLGATVDKVAIHRPTLDDVFFALTGGNPR; encoded by the coding sequence GTGGACGCGATCCGCGTTTCAGGAATCGAGAAGGCTTACGGCGGCCAGCGGGTGCTCACCGGTATCGACCTGGCCGTGCCGGCCGGCTCGGTGTTCGGGCTGCTGGGGCCCAATGGCGCGGGCAAGACGACGCTCGTGCGGATCCTCGCGACACTGGTCCGGCCCGACGCCGGGCGCGCCGAGGTCGCCGGGCACGACGTGCTGGCAGAGCCCTTCGAGGTCCGTCAGAAGATCAGTCTCACCGGGCAGTTCGCCGCGGTCGACGAGCTACAGACCGGGCTGGAGAACCTGACGATGGTCGGGCGGCTCCGCCGGCTGGGCCGCGCGGGCGCCAAGCGGCGGGCCACCGAGTTGCTGGACCGCTTCGACCTCGCCGACGCGGGTCGCAAGCTGGTCAAGACCTACTCCGGCGGCATGCGGCGCCGGCTCGACCTGGCGATGAGCCTGGTGACCAACCCGCCAGTGATCTTCCTGGACGAGCCGACCACCGGGCTCGACCCGCGCAGCCGGCAGCAGATGTGGTCGTTCGTCCGGGAGCTGCGCGACGCCGGCAGCACCATCTTCCTGACCACGCAATATCTGGAGGAGGCCGACCAGCTCGCCGATCAGATCATGCTGATCGACCACGGCATCGCGGTCGCCGAGGGCACCGCCGACGAGCTCAAGGTGCGGATCGGCGGCGAGCGGGTCGAGCTCGCGTTCGGGTCCGCGGCCGACCGCGTGCTGGCGGCGGCCGACCTGGACGCGGCGGTCGTGGCGTCGACCGATCTGTCGGTGACGGTCGCGACGACCGGCAGCGCGGCCGAGGTCCGCGAGCTGCTCGACCGGATGGAGAAGCTCGGCGCGACCGTCGACAAGGTCGCCATCCACCGTCCCACGCTCGACGACGTGTTCTTCGCCCTGACCGGAGGTAACCCGCGATGA
- a CDS encoding TetR/AcrR family transcriptional regulator encodes MPDLPPGVDVLWGQREPAKRGPRPNLSIEQIVDAAIEIASAEGLGPLSMTRVAEKLGKSAMSLYRYVRTKDELLQLMTDVSAVKAPPPEPDDTVGWRENLERWTYALVKLYQQFPWVLHVPLGPTPPVGPGQLSWLDRGLACLRKTHLPAEIRLGVMMLLLIFVRGQVRMAQEVNQGAAGAALGYPAYGEMLRLVVDKDQLPELAKLVDHGIFDDPDEGMSDQEFDMEVRFGLTMIFDGIDRLVTAHEEEQ; translated from the coding sequence ATGCCCGACCTACCACCCGGCGTTGACGTGCTGTGGGGACAGCGCGAGCCCGCCAAGCGCGGCCCGCGTCCCAACCTCAGCATCGAGCAGATCGTCGACGCCGCCATCGAGATCGCCTCCGCCGAGGGGCTCGGCCCCCTCTCGATGACCCGCGTCGCGGAGAAGCTCGGTAAGTCGGCGATGTCGCTCTACCGCTACGTCCGCACCAAAGACGAGCTGCTCCAGCTCATGACAGACGTCAGCGCGGTCAAGGCGCCGCCACCCGAACCCGACGACACGGTGGGCTGGCGAGAAAATCTCGAGCGTTGGACGTACGCGCTGGTCAAGCTCTATCAGCAGTTCCCCTGGGTCCTCCACGTGCCACTCGGCCCGACGCCGCCGGTCGGCCCCGGCCAGCTCAGTTGGCTCGACCGGGGGCTGGCCTGTTTGCGGAAGACACACCTGCCCGCCGAGATCCGGCTCGGCGTGATGATGCTGCTGCTGATCTTCGTTCGCGGCCAGGTACGCATGGCGCAGGAGGTCAACCAGGGCGCGGCCGGCGCGGCGCTGGGCTATCCCGCGTACGGCGAGATGCTCCGCCTGGTCGTCGACAAGGACCAACTGCCCGAGCTGGCCAAACTCGTCGACCATGGCATCTTCGACGACCCCGATGAGGGGATGAGCGATCAGGAGTTCGACATGGAGGTCCGGTTCGGCCTCACTATGATTTTCGACGGCATCGACCGCCTGGTCACCGCCCACGAGGAGGAGCAGTGA